The following coding sequences lie in one Candidatus Hydrogenedentota bacterium genomic window:
- a CDS encoding FmdB family transcriptional regulator, with amino-acid sequence MPVYTYQIINEDGSDGECFEVIHGMNDPPLTVHPETGRPVKRVFTAPHIAGWGNSRQAKEMLSDANVEKHGFTKYVRSGKGQYEKRAGKGPGTIDVSD; translated from the coding sequence TTGCCTGTCTACACCTACCAAATAATCAATGAAGATGGTTCAGACGGAGAATGCTTTGAGGTGATCCATGGGATGAATGATCCGCCTCTAACGGTGCATCCTGAAACAGGACGACCTGTTAAGCGGGTCTTTACCGCGCCCCATATTGCAGGATGGGGCAATTCACGACAAGCAAAAGAAATGCTCAGTGATGCCAATGTGGAGAAGCACGGATTTACCAAGTACGTACGCAGCGGTAAAGGGCAATACGAAAAACGAGCAGGAAAAGGACCGGGCACAATCGACGTGAGCGATTAG
- the leuD gene encoding 3-isopropylmalate dehydratase small subunit: MKSFTTHQGIVAPLEAMNVDTDQIIPKQFLKRIERTGYGDVLFYDWRYEDDGKIPNSDFELNAPRYHNASILLTKDNFGCGSSREHAPWALSDYGFRALIAPSFADIFYNNCFNNALLPITLDHDTVQALFEEVRNTEGYTLTVDLQSQKIIKPDGSSIDFTIQPFLRDRLLNGWDQIGLTLQHEEKITEYERAKALPCSKRL; encoded by the coding sequence ATGAAATCGTTCACAACCCATCAGGGCATTGTTGCACCCCTCGAAGCGATGAACGTCGATACGGACCAAATCATACCCAAACAATTTTTGAAGCGTATTGAACGTACCGGCTACGGCGACGTGCTCTTTTACGATTGGCGCTATGAGGATGACGGAAAAATCCCGAACTCAGATTTCGAACTGAATGCGCCCCGCTATCATAATGCAAGCATTTTATTGACCAAAGATAATTTTGGCTGCGGTTCTTCCCGTGAACATGCGCCATGGGCATTGTCTGACTACGGTTTCCGTGCCTTGATCGCGCCTTCCTTTGCAGACATCTTTTATAACAATTGTTTCAACAATGCGTTGCTCCCGATCACCTTGGATCATGATACGGTGCAGGCTTTGTTCGAAGAAGTACGCAATACGGAGGGCTACACGCTCACTGTAGATCTTCAAAGCCAGAAAATTATCAAGCCTGACGGAAGCAGTATTGATTTCACAATTCAGCCTTTTTTACGCGATCGCCTGCTCAATGGTTGGGATCAAATCGGACTCACCTTGCAGCATGAAGAAAAAATTACGGAATACGAACGCGCCAAAGCCTTGCCTTGTTCCAAGCGTTTATAA
- the leuC gene encoding 3-isopropylmalate dehydratase large subunit: MIMAKTIYEKIWDAHVVHETDGQDAILYIDRHFVHEVTSPQAFEGLRLSDRSVRRPDLTFATMDHNIPTTSRALPIADQLSRAQVETLKHNCKEFGVECFDMYDPRNGIVHVIGPELGLTRPGMTIVCGDSHTSTHGAFGALAHGIGTSEVEHVLATQTLLQKRSLTMEIRINGALPPGLPSKDIILAIIGHIGTSGGNGHVIEYTGEAVRNMSMEARMTMCNMSIEAGARAGLISPEETTFEYLKGRPFLPKNRDWNEMVEGWKQWASDPDCTYDTVIELDAPSIQPQVSWGTSPEMVTGIKGAVPIPDEIEDPDKRAACIKALAYMGLEPGTPMESIAPEMVFIGSCTNGRMEDLRAAAKVFEGRKKADSLQVLVVPGSSIVKKQAEEEGLDKIFIEAGCEWREPGCSMCLAMNDDRLKPGQRCASTSNRNFEGRQGKGGRTHLVSPAMAAAAAVAGHFVDIRDWEYKEV, encoded by the coding sequence ATAATCATGGCAAAAACCATATATGAGAAGATATGGGACGCCCACGTCGTACACGAAACTGATGGTCAAGATGCTATTCTCTACATTGATCGGCATTTTGTCCATGAAGTAACTTCACCACAAGCTTTTGAAGGACTTCGTTTATCAGATAGATCGGTACGTCGTCCGGATCTCACCTTCGCAACCATGGATCATAATATTCCAACGACCAGCCGTGCACTGCCCATAGCGGATCAACTGAGCCGGGCACAGGTGGAAACCTTAAAGCACAATTGTAAGGAATTTGGCGTCGAATGTTTCGATATGTATGATCCACGTAACGGGATCGTTCATGTGATCGGTCCTGAACTCGGTCTGACTCGACCGGGCATGACCATCGTATGCGGCGACTCCCACACCTCGACTCATGGCGCTTTCGGAGCCCTTGCTCATGGTATCGGCACCAGTGAAGTGGAGCATGTGCTGGCGACACAGACCTTGTTGCAAAAAAGATCCTTAACCATGGAAATACGCATCAACGGCGCGCTCCCCCCCGGACTGCCCTCCAAAGATATTATTCTTGCGATTATCGGTCATATTGGCACCTCCGGCGGCAATGGTCATGTGATTGAATATACAGGCGAAGCTGTGCGCAACATGAGCATGGAAGCGCGCATGACCATGTGCAATATGAGTATTGAAGCGGGAGCCCGTGCTGGACTGATCTCTCCCGAAGAAACCACCTTTGAATACTTGAAAGGCCGTCCCTTCCTCCCGAAAAACAGAGATTGGAACGAAATGGTAGAAGGGTGGAAACAATGGGCATCTGATCCCGACTGTACCTATGATACGGTTATCGAATTGGACGCGCCGTCCATCCAACCGCAGGTTTCATGGGGAACCTCTCCGGAAATGGTGACCGGAATCAAAGGGGCTGTCCCCATACCTGATGAAATTGAAGATCCCGACAAGCGCGCGGCTTGTATCAAAGCTCTGGCTTATATGGGGTTGGAACCGGGTACACCGATGGAATCGATTGCTCCGGAAATGGTCTTTATTGGATCCTGCACCAACGGCAGAATGGAAGACCTTCGTGCCGCTGCAAAAGTATTTGAAGGTCGTAAAAAAGCGGATTCTCTGCAGGTGCTCGTAGTGCCCGGATCCAGCATTGTCAAGAAACAGGCCGAAGAAGAAGGACTGGACAAGATTTTTATTGAAGCCGGATGCGAATGGCGCGAACCGGGCTGCTCCATGTGTCTCGCCATGAATGATGACCGCCTTAAACCGGGCCAACGCTGCGCATCCACATCCAACCGAAACTTCGAAGGGCGTCAAGGCAAAGGCGGACGCACCCACCTTGTCAGTCCCGCCATGGCAGCAGCTGCGGCAGTAGCCGGTCATTTTGTTGATATCCGTGACTGGGAATATAAAGAAGTATAA
- a CDS encoding YihA family ribosome biogenesis GTP-binding protein translates to MVRPIEARFICSVLQADQFPKTNLPEIAFIGRSNVGKSSLLNALLGSKGLAKTSGKPGKTQTINFFEVEKKRYFVDLPGYGYARVAKSVKEEWGRHMMAYLQDRVSLQLIVLLLDGRHEPMDNDLHILDLLEEIEKPTLIVTTKIDKVKRALRKKQQEITRQALGLDEDALIIAASSVTGEGLRDIWEVIRDL, encoded by the coding sequence ATGGTACGCCCGATTGAGGCTCGTTTCATATGCAGTGTTCTACAGGCTGATCAGTTTCCCAAAACAAATTTGCCGGAAATCGCTTTCATTGGTCGGTCTAATGTGGGCAAATCTAGTTTGCTCAATGCCTTGTTGGGCAGCAAAGGCCTGGCGAAAACCAGCGGCAAACCGGGTAAAACACAGACTATCAATTTCTTCGAAGTAGAGAAAAAACGTTACTTTGTTGATTTGCCGGGCTACGGTTATGCTCGTGTCGCAAAATCGGTCAAGGAAGAATGGGGCCGTCATATGATGGCGTATTTACAGGACAGAGTCTCGCTGCAGCTTATTGTCTTACTTTTAGATGGACGCCACGAACCCATGGATAATGACTTGCACATATTGGACTTACTCGAAGAAATCGAAAAGCCTACCCTCATCGTTACGACCAAAATTGACAAAGTGAAACGTGCACTGCGAAAAAAACAACAAGAGATCACCCGTCAAGCGCTGGGCTTAGATGAAGATGCTTTAATCATTGCTGCCTCCAGCGTGACCGGAGAAGGACTCCGGGATATTTGGGAAGTTATACGTGACCTCTAA